One part of the Salvelinus fontinalis isolate EN_2023a chromosome 4, ASM2944872v1, whole genome shotgun sequence genome encodes these proteins:
- the LOC129852941 gene encoding A disintegrin and metalloproteinase with thrombospondin motifs 17-like — protein sequence MYDSHAPQLFLSIFLFCFGVKAMTDHSCYDTDAVDMVVPVELSGEEAHLLHDSSRRSARRRGQRSVDSRGGLNSVEDTLFFSLPAFGKDLYLHLKMDAAFLSEGFVVEERGGERDPPKWSHLARDQLCFYSGWIINHTDSFASLNTCSGLVNYFSFTWYCFHGT from the exons ATGTATGACAGCCATGCCCCGCAGCTTTTCCTGTCTATATTCCTCTTCTGTTTCGGAGTGAAGGCGATGACTG ATCACTCCTGTTATGACACGGACGCAGTGGACATGGTGGTCCCCGTGGAGCTCTCTGGAGAGGAGGCTCACCTGTTGCATGACTCATCCAGGCGCAGCGCGCGTCGGCGCGGCCAGCGCTCTGTCGATTCCCGGGGTGGACTAAACTCGGTGGAGGACACCTTATTTTTCTCTTTACCTGCTTTTGGAAAAGACCTGTACTTACACCTGAAAATGGATGCCGCTTTTCTGTCTGAGGGGTTTGTGGTCGAGGAGAGGGGAGGCGAAAGAGACCCCCCTAAATGGTCGCACCTGGCCAGAGACCAGCTCTGCTTCTACTCGGGATGGATTATCAACCACACCGACTCTTTTGCCTCCCTCAACACCTGCAGCGGTCTGGTAAACTActtctccttcacctggtatTGTTTTCACGGAA